In the Corynebacterium gerontici genome, one interval contains:
- the pheT gene encoding phenylalanine--tRNA ligase subunit beta, translating into MLISQQWVSKLLGYSNPGWNVSAEELDAGYVRVGFETEGYEPIPKTTGPLVIGRVETIEELTGFKKPIRHCHVNVGKANGSGELQSIVCGARNFREGDTVVVALPGAVLPGNFAISARETYGKMSAGMICSAAELGLADKQNSGIIVLDGGEPGTDAREALGLDDTVFDVNITPDRGYALSARGLCRELASAFDLTFADPAENIEVANIDVSAVPTPSEELIGVELREETQARRFGLRKVTGIDPKAESPFWLQRELMLCGQRPVNAATDVTNYVMFLLGQPMHAFDANLVHGNLVVRNAQEGEVLETLDHVKRELHPEDVVIADDQGIQSLAGVMGGNSSEIQDDTTDVYFEAANWHPIRTARTSRRHKLSSEASRRFERGVDPEIIEVALDAACALLVAIAGGKVSSQRTLVGELEAPEAISMKVRRPSDVAGVDYSDETVIARLEEVGCVVEREGELLKVTPPSWRPDLGEQSDLVEEVLRLEGLESVPSIVPPASIGRGLSPQQRRRRAVGHALAYSGYAEILPTPFIRNDVFDVWGLDAEDPRRATVKVQNPLDADYAVLATTLLPSMLEALGRNVARGQQHVALFGLQQVSFQRGNGTSPMLDVRQRPSEKEVQDLLASLPDQPLHVATVATGEHLHSGPWGKGRAYSYADAIESARVVARAAGVDLELRNAEQLPWHPGRCAELLVDGESVGFAGELHPQVLERLGLPSRTCAMELSVTALPLRDRMPAPVLSSFPALHQDLALVVDEATPAESVRRAIQDGAGELLEQVELFDVYRSESLGDSKKSLAFSLVFRANDRTLTDEEANEARLAAAAKAKADTGAQMRA; encoded by the coding sequence ATGCTGATTTCTCAACAGTGGGTAAGCAAGCTGCTGGGCTATTCCAATCCTGGCTGGAACGTGAGCGCCGAGGAGCTCGACGCCGGTTACGTCCGCGTTGGTTTCGAGACCGAGGGCTATGAGCCGATCCCCAAGACCACCGGCCCCTTGGTCATTGGGCGCGTAGAAACGATTGAAGAGCTCACGGGATTTAAAAAACCCATTCGTCATTGCCACGTGAATGTTGGCAAGGCCAACGGCAGCGGTGAGCTGCAGTCGATCGTGTGCGGTGCCCGCAATTTCCGAGAGGGCGACACCGTCGTGGTGGCGTTGCCTGGCGCAGTGCTCCCCGGCAACTTCGCAATTTCGGCGCGCGAGACATACGGGAAGATGTCGGCTGGCATGATCTGTTCGGCTGCCGAACTCGGCCTGGCGGATAAGCAGAACTCCGGCATCATCGTCCTTGACGGCGGCGAACCAGGTACTGACGCGCGTGAAGCCCTCGGCCTCGATGACACCGTCTTCGACGTCAATATCACCCCGGACCGTGGTTATGCACTCTCCGCGCGTGGCTTGTGCCGCGAGCTCGCCTCGGCGTTCGACCTCACCTTTGCGGATCCTGCGGAGAATATCGAGGTTGCCAATATCGACGTATCCGCGGTCCCAACCCCGAGCGAGGAGCTCATTGGTGTCGAGCTTCGCGAGGAAACCCAGGCGCGCCGCTTTGGTCTGCGAAAAGTCACCGGCATTGACCCGAAGGCGGAGTCTCCCTTCTGGTTGCAGCGCGAGCTGATGTTGTGCGGACAACGCCCGGTGAACGCGGCAACGGACGTAACCAACTACGTCATGTTTCTGCTCGGGCAACCGATGCACGCATTTGACGCGAACTTGGTGCACGGCAACTTGGTGGTGCGGAACGCGCAAGAAGGCGAAGTGCTCGAGACGCTCGATCATGTGAAGCGTGAACTTCACCCAGAAGACGTGGTGATCGCCGATGACCAGGGGATCCAGTCACTTGCTGGTGTGATGGGTGGTAACTCCTCCGAAATTCAGGACGACACCACTGACGTCTACTTTGAAGCCGCCAATTGGCACCCCATCCGCACCGCTCGCACCTCGCGCCGCCACAAGCTCAGTTCGGAAGCTTCTCGACGCTTCGAGCGCGGGGTTGATCCCGAGATCATTGAAGTGGCGCTCGACGCCGCCTGCGCGCTGCTGGTGGCAATTGCTGGTGGCAAGGTCAGCTCCCAGCGAACCCTCGTGGGGGAGCTGGAGGCACCCGAGGCGATTTCCATGAAGGTGCGTCGCCCGAGCGATGTTGCCGGCGTGGACTACTCCGATGAGACGGTGATCGCCCGCCTTGAAGAAGTCGGCTGCGTTGTTGAGCGCGAAGGTGAGTTGCTCAAGGTCACTCCGCCGTCGTGGCGCCCGGATCTGGGCGAACAGTCCGACCTCGTTGAAGAGGTGCTGCGACTAGAGGGCCTCGAAAGCGTCCCCTCGATCGTTCCACCGGCATCCATTGGCCGTGGTCTTTCACCTCAGCAGCGTCGACGCCGTGCAGTAGGCCACGCGCTGGCCTATTCGGGATATGCGGAGATCCTTCCAACGCCGTTTATTCGCAACGATGTGTTCGATGTTTGGGGTCTGGACGCCGAAGATCCCCGCCGGGCAACGGTGAAGGTGCAGAATCCGCTCGATGCCGATTACGCAGTGCTCGCCACCACGTTGCTGCCTTCCATGTTGGAGGCTCTTGGACGCAATGTGGCTCGTGGCCAACAGCATGTAGCGCTCTTCGGTTTGCAGCAGGTGAGCTTTCAGCGCGGCAATGGAACATCGCCCATGCTGGATGTCCGTCAACGGCCCAGCGAGAAGGAGGTCCAAGATCTGCTTGCCTCACTGCCAGATCAGCCGCTGCATGTAGCCACTGTCGCCACTGGTGAACATCTGCATTCAGGCCCATGGGGTAAGGGGCGCGCTTATTCTTACGCGGATGCCATCGAATCTGCTCGGGTCGTTGCCCGCGCGGCTGGTGTTGATCTAGAGCTGCGCAATGCTGAGCAATTGCCGTGGCACCCGGGCCGTTGCGCTGAGCTGCTCGTTGATGGTGAAAGTGTTGGTTTTGCCGGTGAGCTGCATCCGCAGGTTCTTGAACGCCTCGGCCTGCCTTCACGCACCTGTGCCATGGAGCTCTCGGTGACGGCCTTGCCGCTGCGCGATCGCATGCCTGCGCCGGTGTTGTCTAGCTTCCCGGCGCTGCATCAGGACCTTGCGCTCGTGGTTGACGAGGCCACCCCGGCGGAGTCTGTGCGCCGTGCGATTCAGGACGGCGCGGGAGAGTTGCTGGAGCAGGTAGAGCTTTTCGACGTCTACCGTTCCGAATCCCTCGGTGACTCCAAGAAGTCGCTGGCGTTCTCCCTGGTATTCAGGGCGAACGACCGCACGCTGACTGACGAGGAAGCGAATGAGGCTCGTTTGGCCGCAGCGGCGAAGGCTAAGGCGGACACCGGCGCTCAGATGCGCGCATAA
- the argC gene encoding N-acetyl-gamma-glutamyl-phosphate reductase — protein sequence MVQVSADSQTSTRIAVVGATGYAGGEILRLLLDHPGVKSGELSIGSLMAGSSAGTPVSDAMPHLIALADRTIEALDLEKLAEHDVVFLGLPHGHSAEIAKQLPEGMVIIDCAADFRLRQQSDWDTFYGGDYAGAWPYGIPEMPGHREQIAQSARVAVPGCFPTGATLALWPAVQAGLIEPKVSVVSITGVSGGGKKASVGLLGAETMGSLKAYNTAGKHRHNPEIVQNLTEVGGEGVQLSFTPVLAPLPRGILTTATAPLAAGVDEATLRAAYEQAYADEAFVHLLAPGVQPQTQAVLGSNACHVQVEVDQRAGTVLLTSAIDNLCKGTAGAAVQCMNLCLGIEETAGLSIAGVAP from the coding sequence ATGGTTCAAGTTTCCGCAGATTCACAGACTTCAACCCGCATCGCGGTGGTGGGCGCCACGGGCTACGCGGGCGGTGAGATCCTCCGCCTGTTGCTTGATCACCCAGGTGTGAAAAGTGGTGAACTCAGTATTGGGTCGCTGATGGCGGGCAGTTCGGCGGGAACACCAGTCAGCGATGCAATGCCGCACCTCATCGCGCTAGCGGACCGCACGATCGAGGCCTTGGATCTGGAAAAGCTCGCTGAACATGACGTCGTCTTTCTCGGCCTTCCACATGGACATTCGGCAGAAATCGCCAAGCAGTTGCCGGAGGGGATGGTGATCATCGATTGTGCCGCTGATTTCCGCCTGCGCCAGCAAAGCGATTGGGACACGTTCTACGGCGGCGATTATGCAGGCGCGTGGCCCTACGGAATTCCCGAGATGCCGGGTCATCGCGAACAAATCGCACAATCAGCACGGGTGGCGGTCCCCGGCTGTTTTCCCACCGGTGCCACGCTTGCACTGTGGCCGGCAGTGCAAGCAGGGTTGATCGAGCCGAAGGTCTCGGTCGTGTCTATTACCGGCGTTTCAGGCGGCGGGAAGAAGGCCTCGGTGGGGCTGCTTGGCGCCGAAACCATGGGGTCGCTGAAGGCCTACAACACTGCTGGCAAGCATCGCCACAATCCTGAGATCGTCCAGAACCTCACCGAGGTCGGAGGCGAGGGAGTGCAGTTAAGCTTCACGCCCGTCCTTGCACCATTGCCGAGGGGTATTTTGACCACCGCCACGGCGCCCCTGGCTGCCGGGGTAGACGAGGCCACGTTGCGTGCAGCCTACGAGCAGGCGTACGCCGACGAAGCTTTTGTGCATCTATTGGCGCCCGGGGTGCAACCGCAAACTCAAGCGGTGCTTGGATCGAACGCCTGCCACGTGCAGGTAGAGGTGGATCAGCGTGCTGGCACTGTGTTGCTCACGTCAGCCATCGACAATTTATGCAAAGGCACCGCTGGCGCCGCAGTGCAGTGCATGAATTTATGCTTGGGAATAGAAGAAACTGCCGGTCTGAGCATCGCTGGCGTAGCGCCATAA
- the argJ gene encoding bifunctional glutamate N-acetyltransferase/amino-acid acetyltransferase ArgJ, translated as MNQITGVTAPKGFLSTGLAAGIKPSGKSDVALVLNSGPEFSAAGVFTRNRVVASPVKLSREAVGDGTLQAVLFNAGNANACNGAQGDRDARASVAHLSKLIDVPVDNIAVCSTGLIGELLPMDKLLSGIEQVAQSLGDSPEHGEKAADAILTTDTVRKQTVVQADGWTLGGMGKGVGMMAPSLATMLVCLTTDAKVSADQAQRALERAVAVTFNTLDVDGSTSTNDTVLLLANGASGVEPDAEAFEQAVLDACADLANQLQADAEGVTKRVRITVCGTEDDEQALNAARTIGRDNLFKCAMFGSDPNWGRVLAAVGMADAAMNPDKISVWFNDQPVCLNSTGAPGARDVDLSGADIDVRVDLGTGGSGEAFVRTTDLSHAYVEINSAYSS; from the coding sequence ATGAATCAGATCACGGGCGTGACCGCCCCCAAAGGTTTTCTTAGCACTGGGCTTGCTGCAGGCATCAAACCTTCCGGCAAGTCGGACGTCGCCCTCGTGCTCAACAGCGGGCCTGAGTTCAGTGCCGCGGGCGTGTTTACCCGCAACCGTGTTGTTGCCTCTCCCGTCAAGCTGAGCCGAGAAGCTGTCGGCGACGGCACGTTGCAGGCTGTGCTCTTCAACGCCGGCAACGCGAACGCTTGCAACGGCGCACAAGGCGACAGGGATGCTCGAGCTTCAGTGGCTCACCTTTCGAAGCTTATCGACGTCCCCGTGGACAACATCGCGGTGTGTTCCACAGGGTTGATCGGCGAGTTGCTTCCGATGGACAAGCTTCTCAGCGGCATCGAGCAAGTGGCGCAATCGCTTGGCGATAGCCCCGAACATGGTGAAAAAGCAGCGGACGCAATCCTCACCACGGATACGGTGCGCAAGCAAACGGTGGTGCAGGCGGATGGCTGGACGCTTGGCGGTATGGGCAAGGGCGTAGGCATGATGGCTCCTTCTTTGGCAACCATGTTGGTGTGCCTCACCACTGACGCCAAAGTGAGCGCAGATCAAGCCCAACGAGCGTTGGAGCGTGCCGTGGCTGTCACTTTCAACACCTTAGACGTGGACGGTTCAACGTCTACCAACGACACAGTATTGCTCCTGGCCAACGGTGCTTCTGGCGTGGAACCCGACGCGGAAGCGTTCGAACAAGCAGTACTTGATGCCTGCGCCGATCTTGCCAATCAGCTCCAAGCCGATGCTGAGGGCGTGACCAAGCGCGTGCGCATCACCGTGTGCGGAACTGAGGACGATGAGCAGGCATTGAACGCCGCGCGAACCATCGGCCGCGATAACTTATTCAAGTGCGCCATGTTCGGCTCCGACCCCAACTGGGGTCGAGTCCTGGCCGCCGTTGGTATGGCCGATGCGGCGATGAATCCAGACAAGATCTCCGTGTGGTTTAACGATCAACCAGTGTGCCTCAACAGCACCGGCGCACCCGGCGCCCGCGACGTGGATCTCAGCGGAGCAGATATTGACGTCCGTGTGGATCTCGGCACGGGTGGATCAGGAGAGGCCTTCGTTCGAACCACCGATCTCAGCCACGCGTATGTCGAAATCAACTCGGCCTATTCTTCCTAG